A genome region from Clostridium pasteurianum includes the following:
- the hydG gene encoding [FeFe] hydrogenase H-cluster radical SAM maturase HydG, whose translation MNFLEKYKKDFEEYDKMDNDFIDDDKIWAQINKHENPSKEEVREVLKKAETRIRLEPEETAILIQNTDTETINEMYELAHKLKREVYGDRIVFFAPLYISDECSNNCKYCGFRSSNNEMVRKTLTMGELEREVKIMINEGQKRTVLVYGESPKTNIDFMCETVKKVYSIKTKNGEIRRANINCAPLAREELAKFKKVGIGTFQVFQETYHHETYKTLHPANTIKGNYRWRLYAQDRALDAGIDDVAIGALFGLYDWRFEVMGLLYHTIHLEKKYNGIGPHTISFPRITPATGTPYSERPKYCVSDEDFKKLVAILRLSVPYTGMIMTARERPEVRREVLPLGVSQIDAGSRIGVGGYGKSFGNQIPDKEQFSLGDTRSLDDVVKETCSMESIPSFCTACYRAGRTGENFMSYAKTKFVHNFCIPNAIFTFKEYLLDYASEDTRKVGEKVIREHVNKFKGDKMYDLIMHNLKRLENGERDVRI comes from the coding sequence ATGAATTTTTTGGAAAAATACAAGAAGGATTTTGAAGAGTATGACAAAATGGATAATGACTTTATAGACGATGATAAAATATGGGCTCAGATTAACAAACATGAAAATCCAAGTAAAGAAGAGGTAAGAGAGGTATTAAAAAAAGCTGAAACTAGAATAAGATTAGAGCCAGAAGAAACTGCCATACTTATTCAAAATACAGATACAGAAACTATTAATGAAATGTACGAACTTGCACATAAACTTAAAAGAGAAGTTTATGGTGATAGAATAGTTTTCTTTGCTCCGCTTTATATAAGTGATGAGTGCTCTAATAATTGTAAATATTGTGGATTTAGAAGTAGTAATAATGAAATGGTTAGAAAAACTTTAACTATGGGTGAACTTGAGCGAGAAGTAAAAATAATGATAAATGAGGGACAAAAAAGGACTGTTTTAGTTTATGGTGAATCACCGAAGACAAATATAGATTTTATGTGTGAAACTGTAAAAAAAGTCTACAGTATAAAAACAAAAAATGGTGAAATAAGGAGAGCTAATATTAATTGTGCACCTCTTGCACGTGAAGAGCTTGCTAAATTTAAAAAAGTTGGAATAGGAACTTTTCAGGTGTTTCAGGAAACATATCATCATGAAACTTATAAAACTCTGCATCCGGCTAATACAATAAAAGGAAATTACAGATGGCGTTTATATGCGCAGGATAGAGCTTTAGATGCAGGAATAGATGATGTTGCAATAGGAGCATTATTTGGACTTTATGATTGGCGTTTTGAAGTAATGGGACTTTTATATCATACAATTCATCTTGAAAAGAAGTACAATGGGATAGGACCTCACACTATATCTTTTCCTCGTATAACTCCAGCAACAGGAACACCATATTCAGAGAGGCCAAAATATTGTGTAAGTGATGAAGATTTTAAGAAACTTGTTGCTATATTAAGATTATCTGTACCTTATACAGGAATGATAATGACAGCAAGGGAAAGGCCTGAAGTAAGACGTGAAGTGCTTCCTCTTGGTGTATCTCAAATTGATGCAGGTTCAAGAATCGGAGTAGGTGGATACGGTAAGTCTTTCGGAAATCAAATACCCGATAAGGAACAATTTTCACTTGGTGATACAAGAAGCCTTGATGATGTTGTGAAAGAAACTTGTTCTATGGAAAGTATTCCTTCTTTCTGTACAGCATGTTATCGTGCAGGAAGAACTGGAGAAAATTTTATGAGTTATGCTAAAACAAAATTTGTACATAATTTCTGTATACCTAATGCTATTTTTACCTTTAAAGAATATCTATTAGATTATGCTTCAGAAGATACAAGGAAAGTTGGAGAAAAAGTAATTCGTGAGCATGTTAATAAATTTAAAGGTGATAAGATGTATGATCTTATAATGCATAACTTAAAGAGGCTTGAAAATGGTGAAAGAGATGTAAGAATATAA
- a CDS encoding peptidase U32 family protein, protein MQKPELLAPAGNLEKLKTAINFGADAVYLGGNKFNLRASSDNFTFEELKEGVEFAHSREKKVHVTVNIIPHNEDLVGMDEYLRQLYDIGVDAALIADPGVISIAREVTPKLEIHLSTQASLLNYKAALFWHKIGVKRVVAAREMSLEDLKTLRRKLPETCDVEAFVHGSMCMAYSGKCLLSNYLTGRDSNKGLCAQPCRYKYNLFEEKNQGEYVKATDDGVNLMNSKDLCMIEHIPELIEAGINSLKIEGRMKSSYYVASVVKAYREAIDKYVENPKNYKFDPKWMENLTKPSHRPFTTGFYFDEDVRQIYENSSYIRNYDIVGVVKNYDKETHIATIEQRNKVCNGDTVEVLAVKAENKIIQLEDMKNKNGEAIESAASAKMLFMVHCLKKLKINDIIIKNRK, encoded by the coding sequence ATGCAAAAACCAGAACTTTTAGCACCAGCGGGAAATCTAGAAAAACTTAAAACAGCTATTAATTTCGGTGCTGATGCAGTATATCTTGGAGGAAATAAATTTAATTTAAGAGCATCGTCAGATAATTTTACCTTTGAAGAATTAAAAGAAGGAGTGGAGTTTGCGCATTCAAGAGAGAAAAAAGTACATGTTACTGTAAATATAATTCCTCATAATGAAGATTTAGTAGGTATGGATGAATATCTTAGACAATTATATGATATTGGAGTTGATGCTGCATTAATTGCTGATCCAGGGGTAATTAGCATAGCAAGAGAAGTTACTCCAAAGCTTGAAATACATTTAAGTACACAGGCTAGTCTTTTAAACTATAAAGCAGCTTTATTCTGGCACAAAATTGGAGTTAAAAGAGTAGTTGCAGCAAGAGAAATGAGCCTTGAAGATTTAAAAACTTTGAGAAGAAAACTTCCAGAAACTTGTGATGTAGAGGCATTTGTACATGGTTCTATGTGTATGGCATATTCAGGTAAATGTTTACTGTCAAATTATTTAACTGGGAGGGATTCTAATAAAGGGCTCTGTGCGCAACCTTGTAGATATAAATACAATTTGTTTGAAGAAAAAAATCAAGGAGAATATGTTAAAGCTACTGATGATGGTGTCAATTTAATGAATTCAAAGGATTTATGTATGATAGAGCATATTCCAGAACTTATTGAAGCGGGCATAAATTCCCTTAAAATTGAAGGAAGAATGAAAAGTTCTTATTATGTTGCATCCGTAGTGAAAGCATATAGGGAAGCTATTGATAAATACGTAGAAAATCCTAAGAATTATAAATTTGACCCTAAGTGGATGGAAAATCTTACAAAGCCAAGCCATAGACCATTTACAACTGGATTCTATTTTGATGAAGATGTAAGACAAATTTATGAAAATTCATCGTATATACGCAATTACGATATTGTAGGTGTTGTAAAAAATTATGATAAAGAAACGCATATTGCAACTATAGAACAGAGAAATAAAGTTTGTAATGGAGATACAGTTGAAGTTTTAGCTGTAAAAGCTGAAAACAAAATTATACAACTTGAAGATATGAAAAATAAAAATGGTGAGGCTATTGAAAGTGCAGCTTCTGCTAAAATGCTTTTTATGGTACATTGCTTAAAAAAATTAAAAATCAATGACATAATTATAAAAAATAGAAAGTGA
- a CDS encoding multinuclear nonheme iron-dependent oxidase encodes MKFLIEKDYINVDYIKSGAYGNFNEQFSNMRSMRPILLHGLGYFERTGMRNIENIDFNFANNLIKKCGSPHYGVHLAIKNSDMYKGMTDEDIYEHMSKQIRIFKNNLEVPLLLENIPDSPKEHQITIDHYPYVMPEQISRLVIDNDVLFLLDLTHAKITAEYHGWNIHDYVKELPLNRAMEIHVNGSGYDKDGFPSDTHEAMKNEDYNLLEWVLNYANPKIVTLEYSGIESEDNDTVKYSLKKQLNGIRYICNKEKL; translated from the coding sequence TTGAAGTTTCTTATAGAAAAAGATTATATTAATGTAGATTACATTAAGTCTGGTGCATATGGAAATTTTAATGAACAGTTTTCAAATATGCGTTCAATGAGGCCAATTCTATTGCATGGTCTAGGATATTTTGAACGTACAGGAATGAGGAACATAGAAAATATAGATTTTAATTTTGCAAATAATCTTATAAAAAAGTGTGGTTCGCCACATTATGGTGTTCATCTTGCAATAAAAAATTCGGATATGTATAAAGGTATGACAGATGAAGATATATATGAACATATGTCTAAGCAGATTCGGATTTTTAAAAATAATTTAGAAGTACCATTATTACTTGAAAATATTCCTGATTCACCTAAAGAACATCAAATAACAATTGATCATTATCCTTATGTTATGCCAGAGCAAATTAGTCGATTGGTTATAGATAATGATGTATTATTTTTGCTTGATTTAACTCATGCAAAGATTACTGCGGAGTATCATGGTTGGAATATTCATGATTACGTTAAAGAGTTACCACTCAACCGTGCTATGGAGATTCATGTAAATGGTTCTGGATATGATAAGGATGGTTTTCCATCAGATACACATGAAGCAATGAAAAATGAAGATTACAATTTATTAGAATGGGTTTTAAATTATGCAAATCCAAAGATAGTTACACTGGAATATAGCGGAATAGAGTCGGAAGATAATGATACAGTTAAGTATTCTTTAAAAAAGCAACTTAATGGAATTCGATACATATGTAATAAAGAAAAATTATAG
- a CDS encoding pyridoxal phosphate-dependent aminotransferase, producing MIFSKKSEQISPSITLEITARAKQMKKDGDDIIILGAGEPDFNTPQNIKNAAINAINDGFTKYTAASGIEELKTAVAEKFKRDNNLTYSNSQIIISTGAKQCIWNVFQAILNPGDEVIVPKPYWVSYPELIKLTDGVPVFVFGTEENNFKYTRCILESVLTKKTKAILINNPNNPTGAVYTKDELVMIADFAKAHDLIIISDEIYEKFNYENDKYISIASISSDAYDRTIIIHGVSKTYSMTGWRIGYVVGNEKVIKLMSNIQSHTTSNPNSIAQYAALEALNGDQASVKIMVDEFKKRRDYIVEKVNDTDMLSCKKPQGAFYIMINISRMLGKVIDGQVINNSIDFCKLLLKKGKIAVIPGDGFGVSNYIRISYAASMDSIKEGIKRIIKFTEDYK from the coding sequence ATGATATTTTCTAAAAAATCCGAACAAATTTCACCCTCCATTACTTTAGAAATTACAGCTAGAGCAAAACAAATGAAAAAAGATGGTGATGACATTATAATTTTAGGGGCTGGAGAACCAGATTTTAATACACCACAAAATATTAAAAATGCAGCTATAAATGCAATTAATGATGGTTTTACAAAATACACAGCGGCTTCTGGTATAGAGGAATTGAAAACAGCTGTAGCAGAAAAATTTAAAAGGGATAATAATTTAACATATTCTAATTCTCAAATCATAATATCAACTGGAGCAAAACAGTGCATATGGAATGTTTTTCAGGCTATTTTAAATCCAGGAGATGAAGTTATTGTACCTAAACCATATTGGGTGAGTTATCCAGAGCTAATCAAACTTACAGATGGTGTTCCTGTGTTTGTGTTTGGAACTGAGGAAAACAATTTTAAATATACTAGGTGTATATTGGAAAGTGTATTAACTAAAAAGACAAAAGCAATTTTAATAAATAATCCTAATAATCCAACAGGAGCAGTTTATACAAAAGATGAATTAGTTATGATAGCAGATTTTGCAAAGGCGCATGATTTAATAATAATATCTGATGAAATATATGAAAAGTTTAATTATGAAAATGACAAGTATATTAGCATAGCTAGTATTAGCAGCGACGCATATGACAGAACTATAATAATACACGGAGTTTCAAAGACATATTCCATGACTGGATGGAGGATAGGATATGTTGTAGGAAATGAAAAAGTAATTAAATTAATGTCAAATATACAAAGTCATACTACGTCTAATCCTAATTCAATAGCACAATATGCAGCATTAGAGGCATTAAATGGAGATCAAGCTTCTGTAAAGATAATGGTTGATGAGTTTAAAAAAAGACGAGATTATATAGTTGAAAAAGTAAATGATACTGATATGCTTTCGTGCAAAAAGCCACAAGGAGCATTTTATATCATGATTAATATATCAAGAATGCTTGGCAAGGTAATAGATGGACAAGTAATTAATAATTCTATAGATTTTTGCAAATTACTTTTGAAAAAGGGGAAGATAGCAGTTATTCCAGGGGACGGGTTTGGAGTCAGCAATTATATTAGGATTTCTTATGCTGCTTCCATGGATAGTATTAAAGAGGGAATTAAGAGGATTATTAAGTTTACAGAGGATTATAAGTAA